One genomic segment of Caballeronia sp. TF1N1 includes these proteins:
- a CDS encoding NADP-dependent isocitrate dehydrogenase, translating to MSNQQPTIIYTLTDEAPLLATSAFLPVVRTFIAPAGVNVETSDISVAARILGEFPEFLSEEQRVPDNLAELGKLTQFEDTNIIKLPNISASLHQLISAIKELQSKGYKLPDYPEEPKNDEEKAIRQRYSKCLGSAVNPVLREGNSDRRAPLAVKNFAKKHPHSMGEWSMASRTHVAHMKHGDFYHGEKSITNDQAREVRMELVTKRGETIVLKPKVKLQEGEIVDSMFMSKNALVAFYEDQMEDAHKTGVMLSLHVKATMMKVSHPIVFGHAVKVFYKDAFAKHAKLFEELGVNVNNGLVDLYSKIDTLPESQRDEVIRDLHACHEHRPALAMVDSAKGISNLHAPNDVIVDASMPAMIRAGGKMWGADGRPQDTKCLIPESTFARIYQEIINFCKTNGAFDPRTMGTVPNVGLMAQKAEEYGSHDKTFEISEAGTARIVDNATNEVLDSLTQEVEQGDIWRMCLVKDAPIRDWVKLAVTRVKNSGTPAVFWLDPYRPHENELIKKVETYLKDHDTTGLDIQIMSQVRAMRYTLERVIRGMDTISVTGNILRDYLTDLFPIMELGTSAKMLSIVPLMAGGGLYETGAGGSAPKHVKQLVEENHLRWDSLGEFLALAVSLEELGIKNDNARAKLVAKALDAATGKLLDNNKSPSPKTGQLDNRGSQFYLAMYWAQELANQSEDRALAELFAPLAKQLGDNEQKIIDELNAVQGNAADIGGYYQPDPAKLETVMRPSKTLNAALTEAQARAK from the coding sequence ATGAGTAATCAGCAACCCACTATCATCTACACCCTGACCGACGAAGCTCCGCTGCTCGCAACCAGCGCCTTTCTGCCGGTCGTCCGCACTTTCATCGCGCCGGCCGGCGTCAATGTCGAAACGAGCGACATCTCGGTCGCCGCGCGTATCCTCGGCGAGTTTCCCGAGTTTCTGAGCGAAGAACAGCGCGTGCCGGACAACCTCGCCGAACTCGGCAAGCTCACGCAGTTCGAAGACACCAACATCATCAAGCTGCCGAACATCAGCGCGTCGCTGCATCAGCTGATCAGCGCGATCAAGGAATTGCAGTCGAAGGGCTACAAACTGCCCGACTACCCCGAAGAGCCGAAGAACGACGAAGAGAAGGCCATTCGTCAGCGCTACTCCAAGTGCCTCGGCTCGGCCGTGAATCCGGTGCTGCGCGAAGGCAACTCGGACCGCCGCGCGCCGCTCGCGGTCAAGAACTTTGCGAAGAAGCATCCGCACAGCATGGGCGAATGGAGCATGGCGTCGCGTACGCACGTCGCGCACATGAAGCATGGCGACTTCTATCACGGCGAAAAGTCCATCACCAACGACCAGGCTCGTGAAGTGCGCATGGAACTCGTCACGAAGCGCGGCGAAACCATCGTGTTGAAGCCGAAGGTCAAGCTGCAGGAAGGCGAGATCGTCGACAGCATGTTCATGAGCAAGAACGCGCTCGTGGCGTTCTACGAAGACCAGATGGAAGACGCGCACAAGACGGGCGTCATGCTTTCGCTGCACGTGAAGGCGACCATGATGAAGGTCTCGCACCCCATCGTGTTCGGTCATGCGGTCAAGGTGTTCTATAAAGACGCGTTCGCCAAGCACGCGAAGCTCTTCGAGGAACTCGGCGTCAATGTGAACAACGGCCTGGTCGATCTCTACTCGAAAATCGACACGCTGCCGGAATCGCAGCGCGATGAAGTCATCCGCGACCTGCACGCCTGTCATGAACATCGCCCGGCGCTCGCCATGGTCGATTCCGCTAAAGGCATCTCGAACCTGCACGCACCGAACGACGTGATCGTCGACGCGTCCATGCCCGCCATGATCCGCGCGGGCGGCAAGATGTGGGGCGCCGACGGCCGTCCGCAAGACACCAAGTGTCTGATCCCGGAAAGCACGTTCGCGCGCATCTATCAGGAAATCATCAACTTCTGCAAGACCAATGGCGCGTTCGATCCGCGCACCATGGGCACGGTGCCGAACGTCGGCCTGATGGCGCAGAAGGCCGAAGAATACGGCTCGCACGACAAGACTTTCGAAATCAGCGAAGCCGGCACGGCGCGTATCGTCGATAACGCGACCAACGAAGTGCTCGATTCGCTCACGCAGGAAGTCGAGCAAGGCGACATCTGGCGCATGTGTCTCGTGAAAGACGCGCCCATCCGCGACTGGGTCAAGCTCGCCGTCACGCGCGTGAAGAACTCGGGCACACCGGCCGTGTTCTGGCTCGACCCGTACCGTCCGCACGAAAACGAGCTCATCAAGAAGGTCGAGACGTATCTCAAGGACCATGACACCACGGGCCTCGACATCCAGATCATGTCGCAGGTGCGCGCCATGCGTTACACGCTCGAACGCGTGATCCGCGGCATGGACACGATCTCGGTGACGGGCAACATCCTGCGCGACTACCTGACCGACCTGTTCCCGATCATGGAACTCGGCACCAGCGCGAAGATGCTCTCCATCGTTCCGCTGATGGCGGGCGGCGGCCTGTACGAAACCGGCGCGGGCGGCTCGGCGCCGAAGCATGTCAAGCAACTGGTCGAAGAAAACCATTTGCGCTGGGATTCGCTCGGCGAGTTTCTGGCGCTGGCGGTATCGCTGGAAGAACTCGGCATCAAGAACGACAACGCGCGCGCGAAACTCGTCGCGAAGGCGCTGGATGCCGCCACCGGCAAGCTGCTCGACAACAACAAAAGCCCGTCGCCGAAGACCGGTCAGCTGGACAATCGCGGCAGCCAGTTCTATCTGGCCATGTACTGGGCGCAGGAACTCGCGAACCAGTCGGAAGACCGCGCACTCGCCGAACTGTTCGCGCCGCTCGCGAAGCAACTGGGCGACAACGAGCAGAAGATCATCGACGAACTCAACGCCGTGCAGGGCAATGCGGCGGATATCGGCGGGTACTATCAGCCGGACCCGGCCAAGCTCGAAACGGTGATGCGTCCGAGCAAGACGCTCAACGCAGCACTGACCGAAGCACAGGCACGCGCGAAGTAA
- the hpnA gene encoding hopanoid-associated sugar epimerase has product MTEFSGSRVLVTGASGFVGSAVARLAIERGFKVRVLVRATSPRKNVEALDAEIVVGDMRDEASMRAAMKGVRYLFHVAADYRIWAPDPGEIERANLQGTEATMRAALAEGVERIVYTSSVATLKVTSSGAISDETKPSDTASTIGAYKRSKVMAERAVERMVANDALPAVIVNPSTPIGPRDVRPTPTGRIIVEAATGKIPAFVDTGLNLVHVDDVANGHFLALERGKIGERYILGGENLPLQQMLADIAGFVGRKPPTIKLPRGPLYPLAVGAEMFAKFSGKEPFVTVDALRMSKNKMYFTSAKAEQELGYSARPYREGLKDALDWFRANGYLGS; this is encoded by the coding sequence ATGACTGAATTTTCCGGCTCACGCGTGCTTGTCACGGGAGCCTCCGGTTTCGTGGGTTCGGCGGTTGCGCGGCTCGCGATCGAGCGCGGTTTCAAGGTGCGCGTGCTGGTCCGCGCCACGAGTCCGCGCAAGAACGTCGAAGCGCTCGATGCCGAGATCGTCGTCGGAGACATGCGCGACGAAGCCTCGATGCGCGCCGCGATGAAGGGCGTGCGCTATCTATTCCATGTGGCCGCCGATTACCGAATCTGGGCGCCGGACCCGGGCGAAATCGAGCGCGCGAACCTGCAGGGCACCGAGGCGACCATGCGCGCGGCGCTGGCCGAAGGCGTGGAGCGCATCGTCTACACGAGCAGCGTGGCGACGCTCAAGGTCACGAGTTCGGGCGCAATCTCGGATGAGACGAAGCCGTCGGACACGGCGAGCACCATTGGCGCGTACAAGCGCAGCAAGGTGATGGCGGAGCGCGCCGTCGAGCGCATGGTCGCGAACGACGCGTTACCGGCGGTGATCGTGAATCCTTCGACGCCCATCGGTCCGCGCGACGTGCGGCCGACGCCTACCGGGCGCATCATCGTGGAAGCGGCGACAGGGAAGATTCCCGCTTTCGTCGATACGGGCCTGAATCTCGTCCATGTCGATGATGTCGCCAACGGCCACTTTCTTGCGCTCGAACGCGGCAAGATCGGTGAACGTTATATTTTGGGGGGCGAGAATCTGCCATTGCAGCAGATGCTCGCGGACATCGCCGGATTCGTCGGGAGGAAGCCACCGACCATCAAGCTGCCGCGCGGGCCGCTTTATCCGCTCGCCGTGGGCGCGGAGATGTTCGCCAAGTTCAGCGGCAAGGAGCCGTTCGTGACGGTGGACGCGCTGCGCATGTCGAAGAACAAGATGTATTTCACGTCGGCAAAGGCGGAGCAGGAACTAGGCTACAGCGCGCGGCCGTATCGCGAAGGACTCAAAGACGCGCTCGACTGGTTCCGTGCGAACGGCTATCTGGGCAGTTGA
- a CDS encoding response regulator has translation MPQDTRSHASWIYLAIAIALAVVFAIDLLTPTRLAIWVFYVLPVVLCMWLDKPPAPIIVAGASSVLMIGGYVFSNAEPTANHEVLQLNRAMGIFVLLVVSAVAHLYIKSRLAVQRTTWLQQGIMQMSLQLRGEQSPASIGVSMLRSLVPYVNAKVGVVYTFEADTLTRVAGWALPDEDSAPRRIARGVGLAGQAVEDKRILQMRDASAHYLKAGSALGTVAASSVVVAPVMADGEVMGVVELGFVGDEGRFDDSRELLEMASEAMGMALRSARYRVRLVELLEETQRQSEELQVQQEELRVSNEELEERGRALQDSQARLEQQQAELEQTNVQLEEHSQNLERQKAELLQAQQELTANALQMERASQYKSEFLANMSHELRTPLNSSLILAKLLQDNKQGNLSDEQVRYAATIHSSNSDLLSLINDILDLSKVEAGQMDVQFAPASVDSILQALKQSFAPVAASKGLEFFTVHGENVPEYFVTDNQRLLQVLRNLLSNAFKFTERGSVTIAVERANEQALRFEVRDTGIGIARDKQDLIFQAFQQADGTTSRRYGGSGLGLSISREFSRLLGGSVGVSSEVGKGSVFSVTLPIATREGTVTAKLDTIGHMREPEPAAVRDPALVPVAPSPAPQERPAPQPPQASMPEPKGIADDRADRKRPGRVILVIEDDQPFAHILYDLAHELDFDCVHAASATQGVELARSLQPNGILLDIGLPDQSGLTVLEWLKHDPLTRHIPIHIVSATDHADVALHLGAIGYTLKPSARDDLAQAILKLEARSSQGMRRVLVVEDDPALRQSIHALLASETVGIVEAGSIAEALDEMKSAAFDCVVMDLALPDGSGYELLERVSTSSGHGSPPVIVYTGRMLSQEEEQRLRRYSKSIIIKGAKSPERLLDEVTLFLHSVESALPPEQQRMLRAARQRDDVFEGRTILLAEDDVRNIFALSRVIEPLGATLEIARNGREALEALARPNEIDLVLMDVMMPEMDGLTAMTEIRKQHEHARLPIIALTAKAMQSDRQKCLEAGADDYISKPIDVDKLVSLCRVWLRQR, from the coding sequence ATGCCCCAAGACACTCGAAGCCACGCCTCGTGGATTTACCTTGCCATTGCGATCGCGCTTGCCGTCGTGTTCGCCATCGACTTGCTCACGCCCACGCGTCTCGCGATCTGGGTGTTTTACGTGCTGCCGGTCGTGCTATGCATGTGGCTCGACAAGCCGCCTGCGCCGATTATCGTCGCGGGCGCGTCTTCGGTGCTGATGATCGGCGGCTACGTCTTCTCCAACGCTGAACCCACCGCGAACCACGAAGTCCTGCAACTCAATCGCGCGATGGGCATTTTCGTGTTGCTCGTGGTGTCGGCGGTGGCGCACCTGTATATCAAATCGCGGCTCGCGGTACAACGGACCACGTGGCTGCAGCAGGGCATCATGCAGATGAGCCTGCAATTGCGCGGCGAACAGTCTCCGGCTTCGATCGGCGTCAGCATGCTTCGTTCGCTCGTTCCGTATGTCAACGCAAAAGTCGGCGTGGTTTATACGTTCGAAGCCGATACGCTCACGCGCGTCGCCGGCTGGGCGCTTCCCGACGAAGACAGCGCGCCGCGCCGCATTGCGCGCGGCGTCGGGCTCGCGGGTCAGGCGGTCGAGGACAAGCGTATCCTGCAAATGCGCGATGCGTCCGCGCACTATCTGAAGGCCGGCTCCGCGCTGGGCACGGTTGCGGCGTCGAGCGTAGTGGTCGCGCCCGTCATGGCCGATGGCGAAGTGATGGGCGTCGTCGAGCTCGGCTTTGTCGGCGACGAAGGACGCTTCGACGACAGCCGCGAGCTGCTCGAAATGGCATCGGAAGCGATGGGCATGGCGTTGCGCTCGGCGCGGTATCGCGTGAGGCTCGTCGAACTGCTCGAAGAGACACAGCGCCAGAGCGAGGAATTGCAGGTGCAGCAGGAAGAACTGCGCGTCTCGAACGAAGAACTCGAAGAACGCGGCCGCGCCTTGCAGGATTCGCAGGCGCGGCTAGAACAGCAGCAGGCCGAACTCGAACAGACCAATGTGCAGCTCGAAGAGCATTCGCAAAACCTAGAACGGCAGAAGGCCGAACTGCTTCAGGCGCAGCAGGAACTGACCGCGAACGCGTTGCAGATGGAGCGCGCGAGCCAGTACAAGTCGGAGTTCCTGGCGAACATGTCGCATGAATTGCGCACGCCGCTCAATAGTTCGCTGATCCTCGCCAAGCTTCTGCAGGACAACAAGCAAGGCAATCTCTCCGACGAGCAGGTGCGCTACGCGGCGACCATCCACTCGTCGAACAGCGATCTGCTTTCGCTCATCAACGACATTCTCGATCTCTCGAAAGTCGAAGCGGGCCAGATGGATGTGCAGTTCGCGCCCGCTTCCGTCGATTCGATTCTGCAAGCGCTCAAGCAATCCTTCGCGCCGGTCGCGGCCAGCAAGGGGCTCGAATTCTTCACCGTGCATGGCGAGAACGTGCCGGAGTATTTCGTCACCGACAATCAGCGGCTCTTGCAGGTGTTGCGCAATCTGCTGTCCAACGCGTTCAAGTTCACCGAGCGCGGCAGCGTGACGATCGCGGTGGAACGCGCGAACGAACAGGCGCTGCGGTTCGAGGTTCGCGACACGGGCATCGGCATTGCGCGCGACAAGCAAGACTTGATCTTTCAAGCGTTCCAGCAGGCGGACGGCACCACGAGCCGTCGATACGGCGGCAGCGGACTCGGCCTTTCGATCTCGCGCGAATTCTCGCGTTTGCTCGGCGGCTCGGTCGGTGTATCGAGCGAAGTCGGCAAAGGCAGCGTGTTCTCGGTGACGCTGCCGATCGCCACGCGCGAAGGCACCGTCACCGCGAAGCTCGACACCATCGGACATATGCGCGAGCCCGAGCCCGCCGCCGTGCGCGATCCTGCCTTGGTGCCGGTCGCGCCTTCGCCGGCTCCGCAAGAACGCCCGGCGCCGCAACCTCCGCAGGCGTCGATGCCCGAGCCAAAAGGTATCGCCGACGACCGCGCGGACCGCAAGCGGCCGGGCCGCGTGATTCTCGTCATCGAGGACGATCAGCCTTTCGCGCATATCCTCTACGATCTCGCGCATGAACTCGATTTCGATTGCGTGCATGCGGCAAGCGCCACGCAAGGCGTGGAACTGGCGCGTTCGCTGCAACCCAACGGCATCCTGCTCGACATCGGCTTGCCGGACCAGTCGGGCCTCACCGTGCTCGAATGGCTGAAACACGATCCGCTCACGCGTCATATCCCGATCCACATCGTCTCCGCGACGGATCACGCCGATGTCGCGCTGCATCTCGGCGCAATCGGCTACACGCTCAAACCGAGCGCACGCGACGATCTCGCGCAGGCCATCCTCAAGCTCGAAGCGCGCTCGTCGCAAGGCATGCGGCGCGTGCTCGTGGTCGAGGACGATCCGGCCTTACGTCAGAGCATTCATGCGTTGCTCGCGAGCGAAACCGTGGGAATCGTGGAAGCGGGCTCCATCGCCGAAGCACTCGACGAGATGAAAAGCGCCGCGTTCGATTGCGTCGTGATGGACCTAGCGCTGCCCGACGGTTCCGGCTACGAACTGCTCGAACGCGTTTCGACGAGCAGCGGACACGGCTCGCCGCCAGTGATTGTCTATACGGGCCGCATGCTCTCGCAAGAGGAAGAGCAGCGCCTGCGCCGTTATTCGAAATCGATCATCATCAAGGGTGCGAAGTCGCCGGAGCGTCTGCTCGATGAAGTGACGCTCTTCTTGCATAGCGTGGAAAGCGCGTTGCCGCCCGAGCAGCAACGCATGCTGCGCGCGGCGCGTCAGCGCGACGACGTGTTCGAAGGCCGCACGATCCTGCTCGCCGAAGACGACGTGCGCAATATCTTCGCGCTGTCGCGCGTGATCGAGCCGCTCGGCGCCACGCTGGAGATCGCGCGCAACGGCCGCGAGGCACTCGAAGCGCTCGCGCGTCCCAACGAGATCGACCTCGTTCTGATGGACGTGATGATGCCCGAGATGGACGGCCTCACCGCCATGACCGAGATTCGCAAGCAGCATGAGCACGCGCGCCTGCCGATCATCGCGCTGACGGCGAAGGCCATGCAGAGCGATCGCCAGAAATGTCTCGAGGCGGGTGCGGACGACTACATATCCAAACCCATCGATGTCGATAAGCTCGTATCGCTGTGCCGCGTCTGGTTGCGGCAGCGTTGA